CAGCGAGGTCCAGGTGAAGATCGGCATGCGGAACAGCGTCATGCCCTTGGTGCGCATCTTCAGGATGGTGACGAAGAAGTTGATCCCCGTCAGGGTCGTGCCGATCCCCGATATCTGCAACGCCCATATCCAGTAGTCGACCCCGACCCCGGGACTGTATTCGAGTCCCGATAGGGGCGCATAGGCCAGCCAGCCGGTCTTGGCGAACTCGCCCACGAACAGCGAGACGTTGACCAGCACCACGCCGGCGGCAAACAGCCAGAAGCTCAGGTTGTTGAGGAAGGGGAAGGCCACGTCACGCGCGCCGATCTGCAGCGGCACCACCAGGTTCATCAGGCCGATGACCATGGGCATGGCCACGAAGAAGATCATGATCACGCCATGGGCGGTGAAGATCTGGTCGTAGTGCTCCGGCGGCAGGAAGCCCTCGGCCCCGGCCGAGGCCATGGCCAGCTGGCTGCGCATCATGATGGCATCGGCGAAGCCGCGTAGCAGCATCACCAGGGCCACGATGAAGTACATGATGCCGAGCTTCTTGTGGTCGATGGAGGTGATCCACTCCCGCCACAGATAGCCCCACTTGTTGAAGTAGGTGACACCGCCCATCACCGCGAGCCCGCCCAGCACGACGGCCACTAAGGTCGTCATGATGATCGGGTCGTGGGTGGGGATCGCCTCGAGACTGAGTTTTCCTAACATGATTTACTCCGCTCCCTTCGCGCTCAGGGACGCACCGTGAGACTCGGCCGGTTCGCCGTGGCCGCCACCATGGCCACCCGGACGCTGGTCGGCGTAGGCCGCCATGTGTTCGGCGTGTTCGCCACCGGCATGAAAGCTCTTGAGGATGCTCTCGTAGAGAGCCGGGGATACCTCGGAGAAGTACTGGATCTCGTCGTTCTCGCTGGGCGAGGCGAGCGCGTAGTACTCCTCGGGGAAGCTCAGCGACCGGGACGACTCACGCACCTCGGCCACCCAGGCGTCGAAGTCCTCCTCGGAGCCCACGTGGGCATCGAAGGTCATCCCCGAGAAGCCAGCGCCGCTGTAGTTGGTGGAGCGCCCCGGATAGGTGCCCGGCTCGTCGGCGATCAGGTGGACGTCGTTGTCCATACCGGCCATGGCGTAGATCTGGCTGCCCAGGCGCGGAATGAAGAAGGCATTCATCACCGAGCCCGAGGTGACACGGAAACGCACCGGGGTATCCTCGGGGAAGGCCAGCTCGTTGACCGTGGCGATGCCCTGTTCCGGGTAGATGAACAGCCACTTCCAGTCCAGCGAGACCGCCTGGATCTCCATCGGCTCCTGGCCGTCGTCGGCGGCGATGGGCTTGTGCGGGTCGAGGCTGTGGGAGGTGTACCAGGTCAGCAGCGCCAGGAAGGCGATGATCACGCAGGGAATCAGCCAGACCACGGCTTCGATCTTGTTGGAGTGGGCCCAGTCGGGCTGGTAGGTGGCGTCACGATTGCTGCGACGGTAGCGCCAGGCGAACAGCAGGGTCATCACGATGACCGGGACGACGACGATCTGCATCAGACCGAAGGCGGTCAGGATCAGGGTGCGCTGCTCTTCCCCGATCTGTCCCTTGGGATCCAGCAACGCCGAGCTGCAGCCCGCCAGTAGCAAGGGCAGCACCGCCAGCAGCAGGGCGCCGAGCTTGCGCAGGGAGGGGGTTCGACTCATGTTTCGACCTCGTCAGGGGCTTGGTGACAGGCGCATAGCCTATTCATTTTAAGCAAGCTATATGCATGCCCAAGACCTCTCCGGCGCAGGTCGACGCTCACCCTGCCGGGATCATGCGACCGTCGTGGAGAGGGCTCCGGGGCTGACTCACGGCCTCAGGATCGGGACACGTCGAACGGTGTCACGAGCAGGCGGTGGCCGCGAGGCCGGAATTGTGCAAACAGTGAGGGCGAAACGGAAGGGACGATTTGACGCAGGGTGTCGCACCGCCCTCTCGCGGGGGCGGCGGTCGGTACGGCGGGCGGATGACGTCGGCTCGGGCTAGGCGGCGCCCATGCCCTTGGGCATGAAACCCAGGTTGTTCTCCACGGCCTTCACGCCCTGGGTGTTCTCGGCGGCGACCTGGACCGCCCAGCGCTGCTCCTTGCTTTCCACCAGGCCCCATAGCTGGACGTGGCCGTCGGAGACGATGACATTGAGGCGATCGACGATCACCCCGGTATGGGCATCGACTTCCTTGAGGATGGCCTCGCGAATCGCCCGGTCATCGGCCAGCGGCGCGTCGCCCGGCGACGCGACCGAGAAGCCGCGCAGCAGGTTGGCACGACTGACGATCCCCACCAGGCGACCGTCGCGGACCACCGGCACTCGCTTGATGCCCCGCTTCTCCAGCAGCGCCGCGATGCGATACAGCGGCTCGTCTTCCTCCACGGTGACCGGTGACGGGGTCATGATCTCGCCGGCCAGACGCCCGTGGGTGCGCACATAATCGGCGTCCTTGTCCCCTGTGGAGAATAGCCGCAGCCACCAGGAGCCCTGCGCCTTGTCCGCTTCATCGCTCTCGATGCGGCGAATCAGGTCGCCCTCGCTGACGATGCCGAGCACCCGGTCGTCCTTGTCGACCACCGGCACGGCGCTGATGCCATGCTCCAGCAGCAGGCTGGCGATCTCGCTGACTTCACTGTCGGGGGACACCGTGATCACATTGGGCGTCATGACGTCGGCGGCATGCATGGTGAGACCTCCAGAGCATGGGAATGCGTTAGGCGGTAGCGGCGGCCGTTTCCGGCCTGTCGCTTGTCAGCATAGCAAGCCTCGCCGGTCCAGGCCTCGACCCGCGACAGGATTGTCGGCCCGCGGGAGCGCCGGCATGCCCGGAAGAGGTGCCGGCGGGCGCTTGCGGCGACGGCAACTGAGCGGTTATTGGCTCGCCGACAGCGTCCGCACGGAATCGCGCACTACCAGCTCCGGTGCAATCTTGAGGTGCTCGACGCTCGTCGCCTTGTCGGCGATGGCCGCCGTCAACAGGCGGCTGGCTTCCCGGCACAGGGCCCCCGCCTGTTGACGCACGGTGGTCAAGGCGGGGGTGAAAAGGCGCGCGATCTCGATGTCGTCGTAGCCGATCACCGAGAGATCCCCGGGCACCTGCAGCCCCTGTCGGGTCGCCTGGCTGATTGCCCCCAGCGCCGAGAAGTCGTTGAAGGCGAACAGCGC
The Halomonas sp. M4R1S46 DNA segment above includes these coding regions:
- a CDS encoding CBS domain-containing protein translates to MHAADVMTPNVITVSPDSEVSEIASLLLEHGISAVPVVDKDDRVLGIVSEGDLIRRIESDEADKAQGSWWLRLFSTGDKDADYVRTHGRLAGEIMTPSPVTVEEDEPLYRIAALLEKRGIKRVPVVRDGRLVGIVSRANLLRGFSVASPGDAPLADDRAIREAILKEVDAHTGVIVDRLNVIVSDGHVQLWGLVESKEQRWAVQVAAENTQGVKAVENNLGFMPKGMGAA
- the cyoA gene encoding ubiquinol oxidase subunit II → MSRTPSLRKLGALLLAVLPLLLAGCSSALLDPKGQIGEEQRTLILTAFGLMQIVVVPVIVMTLLFAWRYRRSNRDATYQPDWAHSNKIEAVVWLIPCVIIAFLALLTWYTSHSLDPHKPIAADDGQEPMEIQAVSLDWKWLFIYPEQGIATVNELAFPEDTPVRFRVTSGSVMNAFFIPRLGSQIYAMAGMDNDVHLIADEPGTYPGRSTNYSGAGFSGMTFDAHVGSEEDFDAWVAEVRESSRSLSFPEEYYALASPSENDEIQYFSEVSPALYESILKSFHAGGEHAEHMAAYADQRPGGHGGGHGEPAESHGASLSAKGAE